In uncultured Bacteroides sp., the following proteins share a genomic window:
- a CDS encoding putative porin — translation MKRILLIYIFLVALTQASLYAQSTMQRSMDQMGRSTSSNGRNKNSESGHDSTQVNTASIDPKLYMWRVDERLGNIQLIPTDTIYHQFQNQNLVEGVTGHNNYLGNMGSPSMSRIYFERPEYSQFLFTDPYSSFYVKPENFNFANSHLPYTNLTYYKAGSKVDGEECFKNYFSVNVNKRLAFGYNIDYQYGRGFYSDQSTAHFNGAVFGSYLGEHYQAHLLYNSFYLKMIENGGIADDRYITDPLAMSEGKKQYEPANIPVNLSDTWNKSHDTYAFYTHRYNLGFKREKVKVAKEPDKSKKTEKKTGNKPDNGPEKPVEKEMEFVPVTSFIHTIKVERARKSFVSNTETKGFYNNTYINKNSLTSNDSTSYLSVKNTFGVALLEGFNKYAQAGLTGYISHELRQYRLMDMDSVNVNKYTENEVYVGGELSRKNGKLLHYSAIGEVGMLKESIGQFRIKGNLDLNFRLFKDTVTLFARGNISNTLPSFYMRHYHSNHFYWDNDNFSKEFKTRLEGELSIKRLGTNLKVSVENVKNYAYFDSTAVANQFSGNIQILGATLSQNFKAGLLHLDNEISYQKSSNNSIIPLPELSLYHNLYLDTKLAKKVLSLQLGVDVRYFTKYYAPAYTPAIGNFNLQNEANGVKIGGYPIVNLYANLHLKRTRFFIMYYHVNQASGGANSFYVPHYPINPRVMKIGISWNFYD, via the coding sequence ATGAAAAGGATATTATTAATATACATATTTTTAGTGGCTCTCACTCAGGCATCACTTTATGCTCAGAGTACAATGCAGAGATCTATGGATCAAATGGGTCGTTCTACCTCTTCAAATGGTAGAAACAAGAATTCTGAAAGTGGTCATGACAGCACACAGGTTAATACTGCATCTATTGATCCTAAACTTTATATGTGGAGAGTTGACGAACGACTTGGGAATATACAATTGATTCCTACCGATACGATTTATCACCAATTCCAGAACCAGAACCTGGTTGAGGGAGTGACCGGGCACAACAATTATCTGGGTAACATGGGCTCGCCTTCAATGTCCAGAATCTATTTTGAGCGCCCGGAATATTCTCAGTTTTTGTTTACCGATCCATATTCCAGTTTTTATGTAAAACCGGAGAACTTCAACTTTGCTAATTCACATTTACCGTATACTAATCTTACATACTACAAAGCCGGATCAAAAGTTGATGGTGAAGAATGCTTTAAAAATTATTTTTCAGTGAATGTAAATAAGCGCCTTGCTTTTGGTTACAACATTGATTATCAGTATGGACGTGGATTTTATTCAGATCAGTCAACGGCTCACTTTAACGGAGCAGTGTTTGGAAGTTATCTTGGAGAGCATTATCAGGCTCATTTATTATATAACAGTTTCTATTTAAAGATGATAGAAAACGGTGGAATTGCAGACGACCGTTATATCACAGATCCACTGGCAATGAGTGAAGGCAAGAAACAATATGAACCTGCAAATATTCCGGTCAACCTATCGGATACATGGAATAAGAGCCATGACACATATGCATTCTATACCCACCGTTACAATCTGGGATTTAAAAGAGAGAAAGTTAAAGTTGCAAAAGAGCCTGATAAATCAAAGAAAACAGAAAAGAAAACAGGGAATAAGCCAGATAATGGACCGGAAAAACCAGTAGAAAAGGAGATGGAATTTGTTCCTGTTACCAGCTTTATTCATACTATTAAAGTAGAAAGAGCACGCAAAAGTTTCGTCTCCAATACTGAGACAAAAGGCTTTTATAATAATACATACATTAATAAAAACAGCCTGACATCGAATGACTCTACCAGCTACTTGTCTGTAAAGAACACGTTTGGAGTAGCATTACTGGAAGGATTTAATAAATATGCTCAGGCTGGCCTCACAGGATATATTTCTCACGAGCTTCGTCAGTACAGATTAATGGATATGGACTCCGTTAACGTAAATAAGTATACCGAAAATGAAGTGTATGTTGGAGGAGAATTATCCAGAAAGAATGGCAAGTTACTCCATTATTCAGCAATAGGAGAAGTGGGTATGCTAAAAGAAAGCATCGGCCAGTTTCGCATAAAAGGAAATCTGGACTTGAATTTCCGTCTTTTTAAAGATACTGTTACCTTATTCGCACGTGGAAATATAAGCAACACACTGCCTTCTTTTTATATGCGTCATTATCACTCAAATCACTTCTATTGGGACAATGATAATTTCTCTAAAGAGTTCAAAACAAGGTTAGAAGGTGAATTATCAATTAAAAGACTTGGTACTAACTTAAAGGTGTCTGTTGAGAACGTTAAGAATTATGCCTATTTCGATAGCACAGCAGTTGCAAATCAATTCTCTGGTAATATACAGATATTGGGCGCTACCTTAAGCCAGAACTTCAAGGCAGGTCTCTTACATCTGGATAACGAAATTAGCTATCAAAAGTCAAGCAATAACAGCATAATTCCGCTTCCAGAATTGTCTCTTTATCATAACCTGTATCTGGATACCAAACTAGCTAAGAAGGTTCTTAGTCTGCAATTGGGAGTAGATGTTCGCTATTTCACCAAGTATTATGCACCAGCCTATACTCCTGCCATTGGAAATTTCAATCTACAGAATGAAGCTAATGGTGTAAAGATTGGAGGATATCCTATCGTAAACTTATATGCTAACCTCCACTTAAAACGTACGCGCTTCTTTATTATGTATTATCATGTAAATCAAGCATCAGGTGGGGCTAACTCATTCTATGTACCTCATTACCCTATCAACCCTCGCGTAATGAAGATTGGTATTTCCTGGAATTTCTACGATTAA
- a CDS encoding Gfo/Idh/MocA family oxidoreductase, giving the protein MIKWGFIGCGNVTEKKSGPAFKKIEGSTVVAVMSRDAEKAKNYAEKRGIKKWYTDALELIEDPEVDAVYIATPPSSHATYAIMSMKAGKPVYIEKPMASSYEECTRINRISQETGVPCFVAYYRRYLPYFIKVKELIEQGAIGNVINVQIRFAQPPYDLDYNKENLPWRVQPDIAGGGYFYDLASHQLDILQDIFGCILEAEGFKSNRGGLYKAEDTVSACFQFDSGLVGSGSWCFVGHSSAKEDRIEIIGDKGMICFSTFTFDPIAIHTEKGREEFIIENPEQIQYNLIESVIHHLQGKSVCTCDGISATPTNWVMDKILGKI; this is encoded by the coding sequence ATGATTAAATGGGGATTTATTGGTTGTGGAAACGTGACAGAAAAGAAAAGTGGACCTGCTTTTAAGAAGATTGAGGGCTCTACTGTTGTTGCGGTAATGAGCCGTGATGCAGAAAAAGCTAAAAATTACGCAGAGAAAAGAGGCATTAAGAAGTGGTATACTGATGCACTGGAATTAATTGAAGATCCGGAGGTCGATGCTGTTTATATTGCTACCCCACCCTCTTCTCATGCAACCTACGCTATTATGTCCATGAAAGCAGGCAAACCTGTTTATATTGAAAAGCCAATGGCTAGCAGTTATGAGGAGTGTACCCGCATTAACCGTATTTCACAAGAAACCGGAGTTCCTTGTTTCGTTGCTTACTACCGACGCTACTTACCATATTTTATTAAAGTAAAAGAGTTAATTGAGCAAGGAGCTATTGGAAATGTAATCAATGTTCAGATTCGTTTTGCACAGCCTCCTTACGATCTTGATTATAATAAAGAAAACTTGCCGTGGCGTGTACAACCCGACATAGCAGGTGGAGGATATTTCTATGATCTTGCTTCTCACCAGTTGGATATTTTGCAAGACATATTTGGCTGTATCCTTGAAGCAGAAGGATTTAAAAGCAACCGCGGAGGATTATATAAGGCAGAAGACACTGTTAGTGCTTGCTTTCAGTTCGATTCTGGGTTAGTTGGCTCCGGTTCATGGTGCTTTGTTGGTCATAGTTCGGCTAAAGAAGACCGGATTGAGATTATTGGTGACAAAGGTATGATCTGCTTTTCCACATTTACATTTGATCCAATTGCTATTCACACAGAAAAAGGACGCGAAGAGTTTATAATTGAGAACCCTGAACAGATACAGTATAATCTTATTGAGTCGGTAATTCATCATTTACAGGGAAAATCTGTATGCACATGTGATGGCATTAGCGCTACTCCAACCAACTGGGTAATGGATAAGATTCTTGGTAAAATTTAA
- a CDS encoding transporter substrate-binding domain-containing protein: MKSRGYIKYLILGIISAIIAVYFTGKGSSKGEPRDFAEIKKSGVLRVVTEYNSLSYFVNKDTISGFQYELANAFAKAKGLRLEIVPEMSFDKRLEGLSNGSYDIIAYDMLVTSELKDSILLTLPIQLNKQVLVQRKAGANKTPYIKSQLDLAHKILHVVKGSPSILRIKNLSNEIGDAIYIKEVEKYGSEQLMAMVAHGDISYAVCDKSIAYASIDSFPQLDIHTDISFTQFYSWGVSKKSPVLLDTLNSWLKTFTKSKEYQRIYKKYYKA, translated from the coding sequence ATGAAGTCGAGAGGATATATTAAATATCTGATTCTTGGAATAATATCAGCAATAATTGCTGTTTATTTTACAGGAAAGGGCTCCTCAAAAGGAGAACCCAGAGACTTTGCGGAAATTAAAAAATCGGGAGTTCTACGGGTTGTTACTGAATATAATTCCCTGAGTTATTTTGTTAACAAAGACACAATATCCGGATTTCAGTATGAACTGGCTAATGCTTTTGCCAAAGCCAAAGGACTGCGTTTAGAAATTGTACCCGAAATGAGCTTTGATAAACGTTTAGAAGGTCTGTCAAACGGAAGCTATGATATTATTGCTTATGATATGTTAGTAACAAGTGAGTTAAAGGACTCCATTCTATTAACATTACCTATCCAGTTGAATAAGCAAGTATTGGTTCAACGAAAAGCAGGTGCAAACAAAACTCCATATATTAAAAGTCAGCTGGACCTGGCTCACAAAATACTCCATGTGGTAAAAGGCTCACCTTCGATTCTTCGCATCAAAAACCTGAGTAATGAAATAGGTGATGCTATTTATATTAAGGAAGTTGAGAAGTATGGTTCAGAACAACTAATGGCTATGGTTGCTCACGGAGATATTAGTTATGCCGTTTGTGATAAGAGCATTGCTTATGCTTCAATAGATTCTTTTCCTCAGCTGGATATTCATACTGATATTAGCTTTACTCAATTCTATTCATGGGGTGTAAGCAAAAAATCTCCTGTATTACTTGACACTCTTAACTCTTGGCTTAAAACATTCACCAAGAGCAAAGAATATCAACGTATTTATAAGAAATATTATAAAGCTTGA